A genomic stretch from Photobacterium atrarenae includes:
- a CDS encoding LysR family transcriptional regulator: MNWKTIDFDWNHAKAFLVTAKEGSFSAAARALDLTQPTLGRQVSALEQALGVALFERVGKQLQLTEDGIELLSHIEPMGEAASRVSLAATGRSQSLQGNVAIAASEIDALYRLPPIIAQLRQLEPGIEIEVVVSNEVSDLQRREADIAIRSFRPRQPGLIAKKVRDLPVWFYATGQYLDTVPGQDGDKKVRQVDFIGFDRSSLVIDRLSEHGWQLSPENFPVISKFHPLHVELARQHVGLTFLPEDIGDRQPELVRAFPQFGPPLSLSMWLVCHQELRTSLRVQRVFQFLAQTL, translated from the coding sequence ATGAACTGGAAAACGATTGATTTTGACTGGAACCACGCCAAAGCGTTTTTAGTTACCGCGAAAGAAGGCTCATTCTCGGCCGCAGCCCGGGCGCTGGATTTAACCCAGCCGACGCTGGGGCGACAGGTCTCGGCGCTGGAGCAGGCGCTGGGGGTGGCCTTGTTCGAGCGGGTCGGCAAGCAGCTGCAACTGACCGAAGACGGTATTGAGCTGCTCAGCCATATCGAGCCGATGGGCGAGGCGGCCAGCCGGGTGTCGCTCGCCGCAACCGGGCGCTCGCAGTCGCTGCAGGGCAATGTCGCCATCGCCGCCAGCGAAATCGACGCCCTGTATCGCCTGCCGCCGATTATTGCCCAACTGCGACAACTGGAGCCGGGGATCGAGATCGAAGTGGTGGTGTCCAATGAGGTGAGCGATCTCCAGCGCCGCGAAGCGGATATCGCCATTCGCAGTTTTCGCCCCCGGCAGCCGGGGCTGATCGCCAAAAAAGTCCGCGATCTCCCGGTCTGGTTCTACGCCACCGGGCAATACCTGGACACGGTACCGGGACAAGACGGTGACAAGAAAGTCCGCCAGGTCGATTTCATCGGCTTTGACCGCTCATCGCTGGTGATCGACCGCCTCTCGGAGCACGGCTGGCAACTGTCGCCGGAAAATTTCCCCGTCATCAGCAAGTTCCATCCGCTCCATGTCGAACTGGCCCGCCAGCATGTGGGGCTCACCTTTCTGCCGGAAGACATCGGCGATCGCCAGCCCGAATTGGTCCGGGCATTTCCCCAGTTCGGCCCGCCGCTGTCGCTGTCCATGTGGCTGGTCTGCCACCAGGAGCTCAGAACCAGCTTACGGGTCCAGCGGGTATTTCAGTTCCTGGCGCAGACGCTGTGA
- a CDS encoding helix-turn-helix domain-containing protein — protein sequence MEYLERIKRLAKVQGISQKQLGEALDLQQGTMSRKLSGKYGIEVRELEKIAQTLNTSISYLLTGQIDSGTQATTAISSESANGSTSTYIPIIHRKDFLPYSRGASVDVVSKRAIPHHLERDECLGLLVDNENIAQCAPVGSYALATRKASYRPKQPVFASVRGSEPDFYHMTQLADGVVFSTSQPDFPNLFVNNDEFQIHGYIIQSDWAYDR from the coding sequence ATGGAATATTTAGAAAGAATAAAGCGCCTGGCCAAAGTCCAGGGGATCAGCCAAAAACAACTCGGTGAAGCCCTCGATCTGCAACAGGGCACCATGAGCCGCAAGCTGTCCGGCAAATACGGCATTGAGGTTCGTGAGCTGGAAAAGATTGCCCAAACCCTGAATACCTCAATCAGCTACCTGCTGACCGGGCAAATCGATAGTGGCACCCAGGCCACCACGGCGATCAGCAGTGAGTCGGCCAACGGCTCCACCAGCACCTATATTCCGATCATTCACCGCAAGGATTTTCTGCCTTACAGCCGGGGGGCCTCGGTGGATGTGGTCAGCAAGCGGGCCATTCCCCATCACCTCGAGCGCGACGAGTGCCTGGGCCTGCTGGTCGACAATGAGAATATTGCCCAGTGCGCACCGGTCGGCAGCTATGCCCTGGCGACGCGCAAAGCCAGCTATCGTCCGAAGCAGCCGGTATTTGCTTCGGTGCGCGGCAGTGAGCCGGACTTCTACCACATGACCCAACTGGCCGACGGCGTGGTGTTCTCCACTTCGCAACCGGATTTCCCGAACCTGTTTGTGAACAACGATGAATTCCAGATCCACGGCTACATCATTCAGTCCGACTGGGCTTACGATCGCTAA
- the yjjX gene encoding inosine/xanthosine triphosphatase, whose translation MLSVIVASANPAKIAAVADAFSEVFPELNFHFEGVSVASDVRDQPMCADETLAGARNRVVNARRTRPNADYYVSIEAGIDGPYTFAWMVVENHRQRGESRSASLPLPPAAMEKIHQGLELGDVMDEMFNQSNVKQKGGAIAMLTNHKLSRSSVYQQALILALIPFTNPELFPAQATSSDMA comes from the coding sequence ATGTTATCTGTGATCGTCGCCTCAGCAAATCCAGCCAAAATTGCTGCCGTTGCTGATGCTTTTTCCGAAGTTTTTCCTGAACTCAATTTTCATTTTGAAGGGGTGAGTGTCGCCAGCGACGTTCGCGATCAGCCGATGTGCGCCGACGAAACCCTGGCCGGGGCCCGCAACCGGGTGGTTAATGCCCGCCGGACCAGACCAAACGCCGATTATTATGTCAGTATCGAAGCCGGGATCGATGGCCCGTATACCTTCGCCTGGATGGTGGTAGAAAACCATCGCCAACGCGGCGAATCCCGCTCGGCCTCCCTCCCGCTGCCCCCGGCAGCGATGGAGAAAATCCACCAGGGGCTGGAGCTGGGTGATGTGATGGATGAGATGTTCAACCAAAGCAACGTCAAACAAAAAGGCGGCGCCATTGCGATGCTGACCAACCATAAGCTGAGCCGCAGCTCGGTGTATCAGCAGGCGCTGATCCTGGCGTTGATCCCGTTCACCAATCCTGAACTGTTCCCGGCCCAGGCGACATCCAGCGACATGGCTTAA
- the trpR gene encoding trp operon repressor, whose amino-acid sequence MSSIPETPDFTEWQQVLDIFRQATDEQKDELLLKLLLTPDERSVLLTRINIFHELLNGERSQRKISELLGVGVATITRGSNELKHHDELTKAWLSELLKAQHAEQD is encoded by the coding sequence ATGTCTTCCATCCCAGAAACGCCCGATTTCACTGAGTGGCAGCAAGTGCTGGATATTTTCCGCCAGGCTACCGATGAGCAAAAAGATGAGCTGTTACTGAAATTGTTGCTGACTCCGGATGAGCGCAGTGTGTTGCTCACGCGGATCAACATTTTCCATGAGCTGCTCAACGGTGAGCGCAGCCAGCGTAAGATCAGTGAACTGCTCGGGGTTGGGGTCGCGACCATTACCCGGGGCTCGAATGAGCTCAAACATCATGATGAGCTCACCAAGGCCTGGCTGTCTGAGCTGTTAAAAGCCCAGCACGCTGAGCAGGACTGA
- the sltY gene encoding murein transglycosylase — MICFLTRKLLPMVVISVGLLSGSTGLAASLEQQREWYEQAGEALEQEQISRYRQLRSKLDGYPLVPYLDYRDFSRQLSDKTPAEVEAFIAEHKSLPFSSTIKTRYLEQLAEDERWQNFIDIQPMPPRGEVLRCHYYYAQSKLGNAEMAWQGAASLWLTGKSLSDACDPLLNKWQAAGRRTNTLILDRMLLVFEEGNRSRLNYLNRQLSGKGLAQGKAVLELFDEPDKVADFAKRSRVTPFHQNLTLLAYKRLVRADVREAVKQYPRTMAGQHFRKHKRQQLADYTAAWLFSTDDASLARWRDDKLKTSTSTRLLERRIRMALREANWEDAAQWIDRLPAAAQSTTRWTFWRARLMAQQGDQQGADEIYRSILGQRDFYSAAAATVLGQPIVYPIKTSGKPKGQLKAYDRTLARIKELIAMDKLYAARREWHYLLDGMNSEQVLMLATYAAANKWHHLAVQATISGQLWDHIELRFPIAHKWWFDFFSKKRELSATTMMALARQESALNVDAVSPVGARGLMQLMPATAKETARKLGRSYEGSGSLLDPGVNIRLGSGYLKMMLEKYDNNRIFAFAAYNAGPGRVKRWRAGTDGKLDVYAFIEAIPFNETRGYVTNILMFEVYYGDLIGKKTPLLKENELSAKY; from the coding sequence GTGATTTGCTTTTTAACCCGTAAATTACTGCCGATGGTTGTGATCTCGGTAGGTCTGTTGAGTGGTTCGACGGGGCTGGCCGCTTCGCTGGAGCAGCAGCGAGAATGGTATGAGCAAGCCGGTGAGGCGCTTGAGCAGGAGCAGATCAGCCGCTACCGCCAGTTGCGCAGCAAGCTCGATGGCTACCCGCTGGTGCCTTACCTCGATTACCGTGATTTTTCCCGCCAGCTATCCGACAAAACCCCGGCTGAGGTGGAAGCCTTTATTGCCGAGCACAAAAGCCTGCCGTTCAGCAGTACGATCAAGACCCGCTACCTGGAACAGCTGGCGGAAGATGAACGCTGGCAGAATTTTATCGACATTCAACCGATGCCGCCACGCGGCGAGGTGTTGCGCTGTCATTATTACTATGCCCAGAGCAAGCTGGGCAATGCCGAAATGGCCTGGCAGGGCGCCGCCTCGCTATGGCTGACCGGCAAATCCCTCAGTGATGCCTGCGACCCCCTGCTCAACAAATGGCAGGCTGCCGGGCGCCGAACCAATACCCTGATCCTCGACCGGATGCTGCTGGTGTTCGAAGAAGGCAACCGCAGCCGCCTCAACTACCTCAACCGTCAGCTCTCCGGCAAAGGCCTGGCGCAGGGCAAGGCGGTGCTGGAGCTATTCGATGAGCCGGACAAGGTGGCCGATTTTGCCAAGCGCAGCCGGGTGACACCGTTTCATCAGAACCTGACGCTACTGGCCTACAAGCGCCTGGTACGGGCCGATGTCCGCGAGGCGGTGAAACAGTACCCGCGCACCATGGCAGGCCAGCATTTTCGCAAGCACAAGCGCCAGCAACTGGCGGATTACACCGCCGCCTGGCTGTTCTCGACTGACGATGCATCCCTCGCCCGCTGGCGTGACGACAAGCTGAAAACCAGTACCAGCACCCGCCTGCTGGAGCGTCGGATCCGTATGGCGCTTCGCGAGGCCAACTGGGAAGATGCTGCGCAATGGATAGACCGGCTGCCGGCGGCTGCCCAGTCGACCACGCGCTGGACGTTCTGGCGTGCCCGTTTGATGGCGCAACAGGGCGATCAGCAGGGCGCCGATGAAATCTATCGTTCGATCCTGGGTCAGCGGGATTTCTACAGCGCCGCGGCTGCGACCGTACTGGGCCAGCCGATCGTCTACCCGATCAAAACCTCCGGTAAGCCGAAAGGGCAGCTGAAAGCCTACGACCGGACGCTGGCCCGGATCAAAGAGCTGATCGCGATGGACAAGCTCTACGCGGCCCGGCGCGAGTGGCATTATCTGCTCGATGGCATGAACAGCGAGCAGGTGCTGATGCTGGCGACTTATGCCGCAGCGAACAAATGGCACCACCTGGCGGTGCAGGCGACTATTTCCGGCCAGCTGTGGGATCACATCGAGCTGCGTTTCCCGATTGCCCATAAATGGTGGTTCGACTTTTTCAGCAAAAAACGTGAGCTGTCGGCCACCACCATGATGGCGCTGGCGCGGCAGGAAAGTGCGCTCAACGTCGATGCGGTGTCACCGGTCGGCGCGCGTGGCCTGATGCAGCTGATGCCGGCAACAGCCAAGGAGACCGCCCGTAAGCTGGGCCGTAGCTACGAAGGTAGCGGCAGTTTGCTCGATCCCGGGGTCAATATTCGCCTCGGCAGCGGCTATCTGAAAATGATGCTGGAGAAATACGACAACAACCGGATCTTTGCCTTTGCCGCCTATAACGCCGGGCCGGGACGGGTCAAGCGCTGGCGGGCCGGTACCGACGGCAAGCTGGATGTGTACGCCTTTATCGAAGCGATCCCGTTCAACGAAACCCGGGGCTATGTGACCAATATCCTGATGTTCGAGGTCTATTACGGCGATTTGATTGGCAAGAAGACCCCGCTGCTCAAGGAAAACGAGCTGTCAGCCAAGTATTAA
- a CDS encoding PilZ domain-containing protein: protein MTERRHFIRILYQAQAELQQGTRVWTAEVRDLSLQGVLLTCPSDWAPETDTSSDPTYRVRFNLHDSDITLTMDTRLIHHDSHYLRMQIQHFDIDSASHLRRLIELNIGNDSLLLRELEHLADLQKP, encoded by the coding sequence ATGACCGAACGTCGCCACTTCATCCGCATCTTGTACCAGGCACAGGCTGAGCTTCAGCAAGGGACACGTGTCTGGACGGCAGAGGTGCGCGATTTGTCATTACAAGGGGTCCTGCTCACCTGCCCGTCCGACTGGGCACCTGAAACCGACACGTCATCGGATCCAACCTACCGCGTGCGTTTCAACCTTCATGACAGCGACATCACCCTGACCATGGATACCCGGCTGATCCACCACGACAGCCATTATCTGCGTATGCAGATCCAGCATTTTGATATCGACAGCGCCAGCCACCTCAGACGGCTCATCGAGCTCAATATCGGCAACGACAGCTTGCTCCTACGCGAGCTTGAACACCTGGCCGACTTGCAAAAACCGTAG
- a CDS encoding M23 family metallopeptidase, translating to MSDNHRTSTPTQRVTARDWLSHYNKRNLILIASTFLIMLAAGSYSVYQLYLQNQTASQQLNQLNSRTQALIASLSEESAANQSLTEELAAKNTALKTLTQRIDDVETILGLQSGDGEEIPLAQRVNSAAVSSAVRGTLFRLLPNGSPTPGIRMSSGFGTRVHPVTGKRRRHRGLDFAANTGTPIYAPADGVIEAVRPSKKGSGNFIKLNHSLGFATTYSHLSRFNVKRGQFVRKGDLIGWSGNTGLSTGPHLHYEIRFLGRALNPRPFVEWTPESFDTLFEKEKTVQWASLLEMVNTIVSMQVQLTQAPLPAQPLTTASNQASSEAPTGQAAPASTATTVQ from the coding sequence ATGTCCGACAACCATCGAACGTCCACCCCGACGCAGCGCGTTACTGCCCGGGACTGGCTGAGCCATTACAACAAACGCAATTTGATCCTCATTGCCAGCACCTTTCTGATCATGCTGGCCGCCGGCAGCTACAGCGTCTATCAGCTCTATCTGCAAAACCAGACCGCCAGCCAGCAACTGAACCAGCTCAACTCCCGCACCCAGGCGCTCATCGCCTCGCTGTCGGAAGAAAGTGCCGCCAACCAAAGCCTGACCGAGGAGCTGGCCGCCAAAAACACCGCCCTGAAAACCCTGACCCAGCGCATTGACGATGTCGAGACCATCCTCGGTCTGCAATCGGGCGATGGCGAAGAAATCCCGCTGGCCCAGCGGGTCAACAGTGCCGCCGTCAGCTCTGCGGTGCGGGGCACCCTGTTTCGCCTGCTGCCCAACGGCAGCCCGACACCGGGGATCCGGATGTCTTCAGGCTTCGGCACCCGGGTCCACCCGGTCACCGGCAAACGCCGGCGCCACCGCGGCCTGGACTTTGCCGCCAACACCGGCACCCCCATCTATGCCCCGGCAGACGGGGTGATCGAAGCAGTGCGCCCGAGCAAAAAAGGCTCCGGCAACTTCATCAAGCTCAACCACTCACTGGGCTTTGCCACCACCTATTCGCACCTGAGCCGATTCAACGTCAAGCGCGGCCAGTTCGTACGCAAGGGTGATTTGATCGGCTGGTCGGGCAATACCGGGCTTTCCACCGGACCGCACCTGCACTATGAGATCCGCTTCCTCGGCCGGGCGCTGAACCCACGGCCATTTGTCGAATGGACGCCGGAGAGCTTCGATACCCTGTTCGAGAAAGAAAAAACCGTCCAGTGGGCCTCGCTGCTGGAGATGGTCAACACCATCGTCTCGATGCAGGTTCAGCTGACCCAGGCCCCGCTCCCGGCCCAGCCGCTCACCACCGCCAGCAACCAGGCGAGCAGCGAGGCACCAACGGGTCAGGCAGCCCCGGCCAGCACTGCGACCACGGTGCAATAG
- the radA gene encoding DNA repair protein RadA has protein sequence MAKTKRAYVCSECGADFPRWQGQCSACAAWNTITEFTIPKTRAAVGGAPAATSSYAGTATKVQRLSEVESKDVPRFTSGISELDRVLGGGIVPGSVLLLCGDPGAGKSTLLLQSIGAVAATKSSLYVSGEESIHQISQRAKRLGTQNIDNINVVAETSVEQILNHVTQQKADFVIIDSIQTMTVAHNESAAGSPSQVKESAAALTRFAKTEGVTFVIVGHINKDSNVAGPMQLIHIVDGLFALSSTADEKFRVLRTSKNRFGADSESCFFAMTETGMKQVKNPSAIFLSRSNKNHAGSVCTTLWEGTRPLLVEVQALCNSSVTEVPRRLTVGYDSNRLAMSIAVLARHGGVMLSDMDIFVNCVGGIKIDETSADMAVLLAIFSSFKNAPLPQDVLVFGELGLNGDIRPAANGMERIREAAKQGFTRAIVPKANASRQINGIEIIPVEDLKEALEAFERVAM, from the coding sequence ATGGCGAAAACCAAGCGGGCATATGTGTGTAGTGAATGTGGCGCCGATTTCCCCCGCTGGCAGGGGCAATGCAGCGCCTGTGCCGCCTGGAATACCATCACGGAGTTTACGATCCCGAAAACCCGGGCCGCGGTCGGCGGCGCGCCGGCGGCGACCAGCAGTTATGCCGGTACGGCCACCAAGGTTCAGCGCCTGTCCGAGGTGGAAAGCAAAGACGTGCCGCGCTTTACCTCCGGCATTTCTGAGCTCGACCGGGTGCTGGGCGGCGGCATCGTGCCGGGTTCGGTGCTGTTGCTGTGTGGTGATCCGGGGGCGGGTAAATCAACCCTGCTGCTGCAAAGCATCGGCGCGGTGGCTGCGACCAAATCATCCTTATATGTCTCGGGGGAAGAGTCGATCCATCAAATCTCCCAGCGCGCTAAACGGCTGGGAACTCAGAATATCGACAATATCAATGTGGTGGCGGAAACCTCGGTCGAGCAGATCCTCAACCATGTCACCCAGCAGAAAGCCGACTTTGTGATCATTGACTCGATCCAGACCATGACCGTGGCCCATAACGAATCGGCCGCCGGTAGCCCGAGCCAGGTCAAGGAGTCGGCTGCGGCGCTGACCCGCTTTGCCAAGACCGAAGGGGTGACCTTTGTCATCGTTGGCCATATCAACAAAGATTCCAACGTGGCCGGACCGATGCAGCTGATCCACATCGTTGACGGCCTGTTTGCCCTCTCTTCGACCGCCGATGAAAAGTTCCGGGTCCTGCGCACCTCGAAGAACCGTTTCGGCGCCGACTCCGAGTCCTGTTTCTTTGCGATGACCGAAACCGGGATGAAGCAGGTCAAGAACCCGTCGGCGATTTTCCTCAGCCGCTCGAACAAGAACCATGCCGGCTCGGTGTGTACCACGCTGTGGGAAGGCACCCGGCCGCTGCTGGTGGAAGTGCAGGCGCTGTGTAACAGCTCGGTGACCGAAGTCCCGCGCCGCCTGACTGTCGGCTACGATTCCAACCGGCTGGCGATGTCAATCGCGGTGCTGGCCCGCCACGGCGGGGTGATGCTGTCGGACATGGATATTTTTGTGAACTGTGTCGGCGGGATTAAGATTGACGAGACCTCCGCCGATATGGCGGTGCTGCTGGCGATTTTCTCCAGCTTCAAGAATGCGCCCCTGCCGCAGGATGTGCTGGTATTCGGTGAGCTGGGCCTGAACGGCGATATCCGCCCGGCAGCCAACGGAATGGAGCGGATCCGCGAAGCGGCCAAGCAGGGCTTTACCCGGGCCATCGTGCCCAAAGCCAATGCCAGCCGCCAGATCAACGGCATTGAAATTATTCCGGTCGAAGATCTTAAAGAAGCGCTGGAAGCCTTTGAGCGGGTTGCGATGTAA
- a CDS encoding PilZ domain-containing protein, producing MLPDTQKGLIEQLIPVYDSEDFDDVFQMMTQDASGPVKLQIKMELNRIMAPCYQIVDLRGRVNGECRPYELNGLVHWLDDVALNTYHKRIKIFGGKYRVGLYEALMNTRNNFRVLHQQQKQTTVTEASAPQRDTQFDATLIRFGHYLTRQENRLRMSTPVNLTLPFNQHVHGTTSDLSYSGAKFKVPSAFKYGLGQTIKATFPKLAEDYRDKRLNQETEYRIVGIDDSKDNDSFRWLRLKRISDNIAIREAIDRSQRTPQQRVRKNYDDKVIQVRTKGYEHCYLKHTTSMPMFFAGDQLKYCLLTNHNRHIWDNWHDERNQPVINHLLSKERMATLGKPGLKQCSTLIYSFCHEHDNKSYYYSAALPELTKEQRSLFWHVGAARKSWRVSRLTIQPIEPEDLARLQEIAPDMYEQLNKLTHIGILQDLTNEHAQPDYRLAVKPKLPGRTLQSFRHPRNPVATAKAIFFDPKPQRSESRFKFETKVLLQHQTQPPVEGTSVDLSIHGLNLNLSYPLPIKRGDNVSITFEDLQKRDKKAPLSQIPYTVVRVSPDFTNIQMTTGSGAIAMKGEQYLRRLIQQNEQALPVVAERLPKGELLLAMHQMLLTRLNTIPYFTEKENHKVKLKAFGCNFPIPALPKLFNQVAGGALFSLEPIFKNRLNRMLAEPMRPVEIRKPYIHELYLWIERNGDQPPRIESRLIDEFDSIEERIQFIKQARRKGEFMALRVTAVPVLEPMTALSGMELSELARMTLHRARTLENEFTSLIGCGEIYDITDEVLIRLELT from the coding sequence ATGTTGCCGGATACTCAAAAAGGACTCATTGAACAGCTCATCCCCGTCTACGACAGTGAAGATTTCGATGACGTCTTCCAGATGATGACACAGGATGCCAGCGGCCCGGTGAAACTCCAGATCAAAATGGAGCTGAACCGGATCATGGCTCCCTGCTACCAGATCGTCGATCTCCGGGGCCGGGTCAACGGCGAATGCCGCCCCTATGAACTCAACGGCCTGGTGCACTGGCTCGATGATGTCGCCCTCAATACCTATCACAAACGGATCAAGATCTTCGGCGGCAAGTACCGGGTCGGGCTCTATGAAGCCCTGATGAACACCCGCAACAACTTCCGGGTATTGCACCAGCAACAAAAACAAACCACCGTGACCGAAGCCAGCGCCCCGCAGCGTGATACCCAGTTTGACGCCACGCTGATCCGCTTCGGCCACTATCTGACCCGGCAGGAAAACCGGCTGCGAATGAGCACCCCGGTCAACCTGACCCTGCCGTTCAATCAGCATGTACACGGCACCACGTCCGATCTGTCCTATTCCGGCGCCAAGTTTAAAGTCCCGTCCGCGTTTAAATATGGCCTGGGGCAAACCATCAAGGCCACCTTCCCCAAGCTGGCGGAAGACTATCGCGACAAGCGCCTGAACCAGGAAACCGAATACCGGATTGTCGGCATCGACGACAGCAAGGACAACGACAGCTTCCGCTGGCTGCGCCTGAAACGGATCAGCGACAATATTGCGATCCGCGAAGCCATTGACCGCAGCCAGCGCACCCCGCAGCAACGGGTGCGGAAAAATTACGACGACAAGGTGATCCAGGTTCGCACCAAGGGCTATGAACATTGCTATCTCAAGCATACCACCAGCATGCCAATGTTCTTTGCCGGCGATCAGCTCAAGTACTGCCTGCTGACCAACCATAACCGTCATATCTGGGACAACTGGCACGATGAGCGCAACCAGCCGGTGATCAACCACCTGCTGTCGAAAGAGCGGATGGCGACGCTGGGCAAGCCCGGGCTTAAGCAATGCAGCACGCTGATTTACAGCTTCTGCCATGAGCACGACAACAAGAGCTACTACTACTCCGCTGCTCTGCCGGAGCTGACCAAAGAGCAGCGCAGCCTGTTCTGGCATGTCGGCGCGGCGCGCAAAAGCTGGCGGGTGAGCCGCCTGACCATTCAGCCGATCGAGCCAGAGGATCTGGCGCGGTTGCAGGAAATTGCCCCGGACATGTATGAGCAGCTCAACAAGCTGACCCATATCGGGATTTTGCAGGATCTGACCAACGAGCACGCCCAGCCGGACTACCGCCTGGCGGTGAAGCCCAAACTGCCGGGCCGGACGCTGCAGAGCTTCCGCCACCCGCGCAACCCGGTAGCTACTGCCAAAGCGATTTTCTTTGATCCCAAACCGCAGCGCAGCGAATCGCGCTTTAAGTTCGAGACCAAGGTATTGCTGCAGCACCAGACGCAGCCGCCGGTCGAGGGCACCAGTGTCGACCTGTCGATCCACGGCCTGAACCTCAATCTCAGCTACCCCTTGCCGATCAAGCGGGGCGATAATGTCTCGATCACCTTTGAGGATCTGCAAAAGCGGGATAAGAAAGCGCCGCTGAGCCAGATCCCCTATACCGTGGTGCGGGTCAGCCCGGATTTTACCAATATCCAGATGACCACGGGCAGCGGTGCGATTGCGATGAAAGGAGAGCAATACCTGCGCCGCCTGATCCAGCAAAATGAGCAAGCGCTGCCGGTGGTGGCCGAGCGACTCCCCAAAGGAGAGCTATTACTGGCGATGCACCAGATGCTGCTGACGCGGCTCAATACGATCCCGTATTTCACCGAAAAAGAAAACCACAAAGTCAAGCTCAAGGCGTTTGGCTGCAACTTCCCGATCCCGGCCCTGCCCAAGCTGTTTAACCAGGTCGCCGGCGGCGCCCTCTTCTCGCTGGAGCCGATCTTCAAAAACCGCCTCAACCGAATGCTGGCAGAGCCGATGCGCCCGGTCGAGATCCGCAAGCCCTACATCCATGAACTGTACCTGTGGATCGAGCGCAACGGCGATCAGCCCCCCCGGATTGAAAGCCGGCTGATTGACGAGTTTGATAGCATTGAGGAGCGGATCCAGTTCATCAAGCAAGCACGGCGAAAAGGCGAGTTTATGGCGCTGCGGGTGACCGCCGTGCCGGTGTTAGAGCCGATGACCGCCCTGAGCGGCATGGAGCTCAGCGAGCTGGCCCGGATGACCCTGCACCGGGCCCGGACCCTGGAGAACGAGTTCACCTCACTGATCGGCTGCGGTGAGATTTATGACATCACCGACGAGGTCCTGATCCGGCTTGAGCTGACCTAG
- the serB gene encoding phosphoserine phosphatase — translation MSQVLTVKKHTTLHTQFPQVVTASNLARQRAHTLVYGHRITAELLDLIDAQLGEPLQVVAAWKVGPYDALLLDDPLSAPLIGALTHYKLDFADTRDLPDLSEPGVVVMDMDSTAIEIECIDEIAVLAGVGEQVAAVTERAMLGELDFEQSLRQRVAALAGADAAILESVRAELPLMPGLPELVRTLQHYGWKVAIASGGFTYFSDHLKETLALDYACSNTLEIVDGKLTGQVLGEVVDAQVKADVLNQLAEEYDVAPHNTVAIGDGANDLLMIKAAGLGIAYHAKPKVQAEAPSAIRHADLGGVMCILSASLVPQGISW, via the coding sequence ATGTCCCAAGTGCTTACAGTTAAAAAACATACCACACTGCATACCCAGTTCCCGCAAGTTGTGACCGCCTCCAACCTGGCCCGTCAGCGCGCCCATACTCTGGTGTACGGCCACCGGATCACTGCTGAGCTGCTCGACTTGATCGACGCGCAGCTGGGGGAGCCGTTGCAGGTGGTCGCGGCCTGGAAGGTGGGACCGTACGATGCGCTACTGCTCGACGATCCGTTGTCGGCACCGCTGATCGGAGCCTTGACTCATTATAAGCTCGATTTTGCCGATACCCGGGATTTGCCGGATCTGTCGGAGCCGGGGGTGGTGGTGATGGACATGGACTCCACCGCGATCGAGATTGAATGTATTGATGAAATTGCGGTGTTGGCCGGGGTCGGAGAGCAGGTGGCCGCCGTGACTGAGCGGGCGATGCTGGGCGAGCTGGACTTTGAGCAGAGCCTGCGCCAGCGGGTGGCTGCACTGGCCGGGGCCGATGCGGCGATTCTGGAATCGGTCCGTGCTGAGCTGCCGCTGATGCCGGGGCTGCCGGAGCTGGTCAGAACCTTGCAACATTACGGCTGGAAAGTGGCCATTGCCTCCGGCGGCTTTACCTATTTCTCTGATCACCTCAAAGAGACGCTGGCGCTGGACTATGCCTGCTCCAATACCCTGGAGATTGTTGATGGCAAGCTGACCGGCCAGGTGCTGGGTGAGGTTGTTGATGCTCAGGTTAAAGCGGATGTTCTCAATCAGCTGGCGGAGGAATATGATGTCGCACCGCACAACACGGTCGCCATTGGCGACGGTGCGAACGATTTGCTGATGATCAAAGCCGCCGGGCTGGGGATTGCCTACCACGCCAAGCCGAAGGTTCAGGCAGAAGCGCCGAGTGCGATCCGCCATGCTGATTTGGGCGGGGTGATGTGTATTCTGTCCGCGTCGCTGGTGCCGCAGGGGATCAGCTGGTAA